The Candidatus Wallbacteria bacterium genome contains a region encoding:
- a CDS encoding DUF86 domain-containing protein gives MYDRDLVLTILKQISDALDKISKRAISITKAEDFTSTPAGAEKLDSICMLLIAVGEGVKNIDKITDSTLLPKYPNIDWSGVKGMRDIIAHHYFDVDADQVFWIVKNKVDSLSETIEEMINGLNN, from the coding sequence ATGTATGACAGAGATCTGGTCCTGACAATCCTGAAACAGATCAGTGATGCCCTGGACAAGATTAGCAAACGCGCCATTTCGATCACTAAAGCAGAAGACTTTACTTCCACACCAGCCGGAGCTGAAAAACTTGACAGCATCTGCATGCTTTTAATCGCCGTCGGTGAAGGCGTGAAAAACATCGACAAAATCACTGATTCCACCCTGCTTCCGAAATACCCGAATATCGACTGGTCAGGAGTGAAAGGAATGAGAGACATCATTGCTCATCATTACTTTGACGTTGATGCTGACCAGGTCTTCTGGATAGTGAAAAACAAAGTGGATTCTCTTTCTGAAACAATAGAAGAAATGATAAACGGACTGAACAACTAA
- a CDS encoding nucleotidyltransferase domain-containing protein, with translation MGREAILEILREFKNKFGKKYGILSIGVFGSFAREEAGEDSDLDICVKTESPDAFALVHIKEDLENRTNRRVDLIRYRENMNQFLKERIGRECLYV, from the coding sequence ATGGGCAGAGAAGCGATACTGGAGATCCTGAGGGAATTCAAAAATAAATTTGGCAAAAAGTACGGGATACTGTCAATCGGTGTTTTCGGTTCTTTCGCCCGTGAAGAAGCTGGAGAAGACAGTGATCTTGACATCTGCGTCAAAACTGAATCACCCGATGCATTCGCCCTTGTCCACATCAAGGAAGATCTTGAAAACAGGACTAACCGCCGTGTGGATCTGATCCGTTACCGGGAAAACATGAATCAGTTTCTGAAAGAAAGAATCGGCAGAGAGTGCCTTTATGTATGA
- a CDS encoding beta-galactosidase, whose protein sequence is MKPNGGHFTINGKPFFIYSGEIHYFRIPPDQWNDRLKKAKAAGLNAVASYIPWMLHEPEEGKFDFNGRTWKNLDVMRFIKLVQENGMYFIARIGPVSNGEMINEGLPSWLLENYPGAFNRSSDGKAAHQQGAPAYNSKVFLKKVEAWYDQVIPLLTPLQHPEGNIIVFQLCNEIGCVNWVGKMPDYTPDAQAMYRDFILKRYKKVKAINSAYGISLKDISALKQPDKNCKRECFRKWLDWGDFYRHYYATYYSKLSGMARKRGIRTLLIANIPQFYDFDVRGRGLYSTTTTSIFRDFSKLTEGVIFGGAYQMRRLDYENFHDILLTSEHVKSITAEGLPAICAELQSGVLADRPRLYPPDVELNLKTSMISGLNAVNCYMFAGGTNQRGMGQFGPYHEWQAPVDSHGALKSHYEPMQRFGKLVSQIGEQIAVCRKQTDLTLGFYEDHLKTEYLEGELAEELYNRRNRYYYDGLARLLSLAGYSYSATDINNPIPEDVKFLAVCSFSLMSVKAQQNLADFVKRGGRLLLSGELLICDEYAKKAPVFLKEMGLSAVRIPSMRTVMLGKREIYLDNQPVDCFKDIPKSCKAIASCGNKPCGLSGKFGKGKLILLGFNLWDKFDYFVEIMDELMKDLGVVKKVICSTRDLVTVLREHEGRGFLFAGNFHEDKACGRVGIDIGAEKISFDLSLNMRSGVILPLNQLVGKSGELVYSTAEILHSSEKKGTLKLELFAPTETGFELVFRNLAVKSVSVKHGKANLVKTGKLLVKVTVLHGKGEGPLNELLIKIKRA, encoded by the coding sequence ATGAAACCAAATGGCGGACACTTTACGATCAATGGCAAGCCTTTCTTCATCTATTCCGGCGAAATCCATTATTTCCGGATTCCGCCGGATCAATGGAACGACAGACTGAAAAAAGCCAAAGCTGCCGGCCTGAACGCCGTCGCTTCCTATATCCCCTGGATGCTGCATGAGCCTGAGGAAGGCAAATTCGATTTCAACGGCCGCACCTGGAAGAATCTGGACGTGATGCGCTTTATTAAACTGGTGCAGGAAAATGGAATGTATTTCATCGCCCGCATCGGGCCTGTCAGCAACGGCGAGATGATCAATGAAGGCCTTCCTTCCTGGCTGCTGGAAAACTATCCAGGCGCTTTCAACCGCAGTTCAGACGGTAAAGCAGCGCATCAGCAGGGTGCGCCTGCTTATAACAGCAAAGTGTTCCTGAAAAAGGTAGAGGCCTGGTATGACCAGGTGATCCCGCTGCTTACGCCTCTTCAGCATCCTGAGGGTAACATCATCGTCTTCCAGCTCTGCAATGAAATCGGCTGCGTGAACTGGGTGGGTAAAATGCCAGATTACACGCCTGACGCCCAGGCCATGTATCGTGATTTCATCCTCAAGAGATATAAAAAAGTGAAAGCAATCAACTCGGCTTACGGGATATCTTTGAAAGATATTTCAGCGCTCAAACAGCCGGACAAGAACTGCAAACGTGAGTGCTTCCGCAAATGGCTGGACTGGGGGGATTTTTACCGCCACTATTACGCCACTTATTATTCAAAACTGTCAGGCATGGCCAGAAAGCGCGGCATCCGCACCCTGCTGATCGCCAACATACCTCAGTTTTACGATTTCGACGTGCGCGGCAGAGGGCTTTACTCAACGACCACTACTTCGATTTTCCGCGATTTCAGTAAGCTCACCGAAGGAGTCATCTTCGGAGGAGCCTATCAGATGAGACGGCTGGATTACGAAAACTTCCATGACATACTCCTGACTTCTGAGCATGTGAAATCAATTACTGCAGAAGGTTTGCCCGCGATCTGCGCCGAGCTGCAGAGCGGAGTGCTGGCTGACAGGCCCAGGCTTTACCCGCCTGATGTGGAGCTGAATCTCAAAACCTCCATGATCAGCGGGCTGAACGCTGTGAACTGCTACATGTTCGCAGGCGGAACCAATCAGCGGGGCATGGGCCAGTTCGGACCATATCATGAATGGCAGGCGCCTGTGGACAGCCACGGAGCTCTGAAGAGCCATTATGAACCCATGCAGAGATTCGGAAAGCTCGTCAGCCAGATCGGTGAACAGATTGCAGTCTGCCGGAAGCAGACGGATCTCACGCTTGGGTTTTACGAGGATCACCTGAAGACCGAATATCTCGAAGGCGAGCTGGCCGAGGAACTCTACAACCGGCGAAACCGTTATTATTACGATGGCCTGGCCAGGCTTCTCTCCCTTGCCGGATACAGCTATTCTGCAACAGACATCAACAATCCAATTCCCGAAGATGTGAAATTCCTGGCAGTCTGCTCCTTCAGCCTGATGTCAGTAAAAGCTCAGCAGAATCTGGCGGATTTCGTAAAGAGAGGTGGCCGGCTGCTTCTATCAGGCGAACTTCTGATCTGCGACGAATACGCAAAAAAAGCGCCGGTATTTCTGAAGGAAATGGGTCTGTCGGCAGTCAGAATACCTTCCATGCGCACCGTGATGCTTGGTAAGAGGGAAATCTATCTCGACAATCAGCCTGTGGACTGCTTCAAAGACATTCCTAAATCCTGTAAAGCCATCGCCAGCTGCGGAAACAAACCCTGCGGTTTATCCGGAAAATTCGGCAAAGGGAAACTGATCCTGCTCGGATTCAATCTCTGGGACAAATTCGATTACTTCGTGGAAATCATGGACGAACTGATGAAAGACCTTGGAGTAGTAAAAAAAGTGATCTGCTCCACCAGGGATCTTGTAACAGTGCTGCGGGAGCATGAAGGACGCGGATTCCTTTTTGCCGGCAACTTCCACGAAGACAAAGCCTGTGGCAGAGTCGGCATCGATATCGGAGCGGAGAAAATCAGTTTTGATCTGTCCCTGAACATGAGAAGCGGAGTTATCCTGCCTCTCAATCAGCTGGTCGGGAAAAGCGGCGAACTTGTCTATTCCACAGCCGAAATCCTGCATTCCTCCGAAAAGAAGGGTACGCTGAAATTAGAACTTTTTGCACCCACTGAAACCGGATTCGAGCTTGTGTTCAGAAATCTGGCAGTCAAATCAGTGTCTGTGAAGCACGGGAAAGCAAACCTGGTTAAAACCGGCAAGTTACTAGTGAAAGTAACTGTCCTTCACGGAAAAGGCGAAGGCCCGCTGAATGAACTGCTGATTAAAATAAAAAGGGCGTAG
- a CDS encoding hydroxyacid dehydrogenase, whose protein sequence is MKILICDPIAKEAVEKMKQSGFEVSDKGGITPDELLKIISDYEIMIVRSATKVTKDVINAGKKLKVIFRGGVGTDNIDKEAAKANKIEVLNTPGASSISVAELAIGYMFAMAREIPQATALMKQSKWEKKAFKGYELYQKTLGLLGIGRIGSEVAKRAAALGMKVLAYDPFVKKTDLPNTKLVSWEELLKNSDYISLHLPLTNETKYFLNKDKFAMMKKGVRIIQCARGGIINENDLYEAIKAGQVAGAAIDVYEKEPPENWKLFELPQVIGTPHLGATTVEGQFRVGMEMAEVLAGKFGKECGCSCGCK, encoded by the coding sequence ATGAAAATTCTGATCTGCGATCCGATTGCCAAGGAAGCTGTGGAAAAGATGAAACAGAGCGGTTTCGAAGTCTCAGACAAGGGTGGAATCACTCCAGACGAATTACTCAAGATCATTTCTGACTATGAAATAATGATTGTCCGCTCAGCCACAAAAGTCACTAAGGATGTGATCAATGCCGGCAAGAAGCTCAAAGTGATCTTCAGGGGCGGTGTGGGCACAGATAATATAGACAAGGAAGCAGCGAAGGCGAACAAGATTGAAGTGCTCAATACCCCGGGCGCCAGCTCGATTTCTGTCGCTGAACTCGCCATCGGCTACATGTTCGCGATGGCCAGGGAAATCCCCCAGGCCACAGCTTTGATGAAGCAGAGCAAATGGGAAAAGAAAGCCTTCAAAGGCTATGAGCTTTATCAGAAAACCCTGGGACTTCTGGGGATCGGCCGCATAGGGTCTGAAGTGGCTAAACGCGCCGCAGCCCTTGGCATGAAAGTACTGGCTTATGATCCATTTGTTAAAAAGACGGATCTGCCGAATACCAAACTTGTCAGCTGGGAAGAGCTTCTGAAAAATTCAGACTATATCTCCCTGCATCTTCCTTTGACCAATGAGACAAAGTATTTCCTGAACAAAGACAAATTCGCGATGATGAAGAAGGGCGTCCGGATCATCCAGTGCGCCCGCGGCGGGATCATCAATGAAAACGATCTTTATGAGGCAATCAAAGCCGGACAGGTCGCAGGCGCGGCAATAGATGTTTACGAGAAAGAGCCGCCCGAGAACTGGAAGCTGTTTGAGCTTCCTCAGGTGATCGGAACTCCGCATCTTGGCGCCACGACTGTGGAAGGCCAGTTCCGCGTGGGCATGGAAATGGCTGAAGTGCTGGCCGGGAAATTCGGCAAAGAATGTGGCTGCAGCTGCGGCTGTAAATAA
- a CDS encoding Ig-like domain-containing protein, with translation MKTQLILLILIAACGLCLAADPSASSVLPTGYAPKNPDLALTQDGTIELVFESSKGTSAQEIFFTESTNEGRTWSTPVPISIDDSHSAAKPRIAVYQNEAHAIWQEKPGNVYEIYYSRKSGIGSSWTAPVIVSNTDEVTSQNPGIAVFRKNVANNVCVVWEDSRNGGIPEIYYNQFNHLEDVTVPNPLPNKIRLSQVNGSPSTAPAITADLSSNLSCFHVAWTDNRSGQNEIYYSSIGGSVLIETMISTDDSAVSQFPSLAASSSSLQIVWDDYKYFGLNGTDLFTRSYSLTGVAGQKQELVKNTANSTASSIISDKDGNFHLVWQDDRNGNYEIYYMKKDNVGWSSQIRLTQNSENATHPVAVAAPYPTEAGTYPSFAGTGVYIVWQESSNLYYIHLPAGGASVNTPTAVINPLNGETGIAPAVIPSATYTRELDVATVTANTVKLFEDTSSVQVNGAVSLSTDKKKISFYPQTTLKYGTTYRFELTSAITDTQGNMSVAYVCRFTTVSPEAGQPGQGLKLSAVKPYRQGTSIAFSYKLNFDPADSITSVIIKIYSMNGRLMKKIDNADKVGVECTTVWDGVNRFNDRIANGIYFYTISASTDSGKHDEYKGKFLVAD, from the coding sequence ATGAAAACACAACTAATTCTACTGATCCTGATTGCAGCCTGCGGTCTTTGCCTGGCTGCTGATCCATCAGCTTCGAGCGTTCTTCCAACCGGATATGCGCCGAAGAATCCTGATCTAGCACTGACCCAGGACGGCACGATTGAGCTGGTGTTTGAAAGCAGCAAAGGCACTTCAGCCCAGGAAATCTTTTTTACCGAAAGCACCAATGAAGGCCGCACCTGGTCTACGCCTGTGCCGATCTCCATCGATGACAGCCATTCAGCCGCCAAACCCAGGATTGCCGTCTATCAAAATGAAGCACATGCCATCTGGCAGGAAAAACCGGGTAATGTTTATGAAATATATTACAGCAGAAAATCTGGCATTGGTTCTTCCTGGACTGCACCGGTGATAGTATCGAATACCGATGAAGTCACCTCCCAGAATCCTGGAATCGCTGTTTTCCGGAAAAACGTGGCCAATAATGTCTGCGTAGTCTGGGAAGATTCGAGGAACGGCGGCATACCGGAAATCTATTACAATCAATTCAATCACCTGGAGGATGTAACAGTACCAAACCCCCTGCCGAACAAAATCAGACTGTCACAGGTGAACGGTTCCCCTTCCACTGCACCGGCGATCACAGCAGACCTCTCTTCAAACCTGAGCTGTTTTCATGTCGCCTGGACCGACAACCGCAGCGGGCAGAATGAGATTTATTACAGTTCAATCGGCGGCAGCGTCCTGATCGAAACCATGATCAGCACCGACGACTCGGCTGTCTCTCAATTTCCGTCGCTGGCGGCTTCCAGCAGTTCCCTGCAGATTGTCTGGGACGATTACAAATACTTTGGCTTGAACGGTACCGATCTTTTCACCAGGAGTTATTCTCTCACCGGAGTTGCCGGCCAGAAGCAGGAACTCGTGAAAAATACCGCCAATTCCACCGCTTCTTCGATCATCTCCGACAAGGATGGAAATTTCCATCTTGTGTGGCAGGATGACAGAAACGGTAATTATGAAATCTACTATATGAAAAAGGATAATGTCGGCTGGTCCTCACAGATCAGGCTGACCCAGAATTCCGAAAATGCCACTCATCCGGTCGCAGTGGCGGCACCATATCCGACAGAAGCCGGGACATATCCAAGCTTTGCCGGAACCGGTGTCTACATCGTCTGGCAGGAAAGCTCCAACCTTTATTACATCCATCTTCCGGCCGGCGGCGCATCAGTGAATACCCCGACAGCAGTGATCAACCCATTGAATGGTGAAACTGGAATCGCCCCGGCTGTGATCCCCTCGGCAACATACACCAGGGAACTGGATGTGGCAACAGTCACCGCCAACACGGTAAAACTTTTCGAAGACACTTCCAGCGTACAGGTAAATGGCGCTGTTTCACTCAGCACGGACAAGAAAAAAATCAGTTTCTATCCGCAGACTACCCTAAAGTATGGCACAACCTATCGCTTCGAACTCACATCAGCGATCACAGACACCCAGGGCAACATGTCTGTCGCTTATGTGTGCCGCTTCACCACAGTGTCGCCTGAAGCCGGACAGCCAGGTCAGGGGTTGAAACTCTCCGCAGTCAAACCATACCGCCAGGGCACAAGCATCGCCTTCTCCTATAAACTGAATTTTGACCCTGCAGACAGCATCACTTCAGTGATCATCAAAATCTACAGCATGAATGGCAGACTGATGAAAAAGATCGATAATGCCGATAAGGTTGGGGTTGAATGTACTACAGTCTGGGACGGCGTCAACCGTTTCAATGACCGGATTGCGAACGGCATCTATTTCTACACGATCAGCGCCAGCACGGACAGTGGCAAGCACGACGAATACAAGGGAAAATTTCTGGTGGCCGATTGA
- a CDS encoding glycosyl transferase family 36: MKLLKGKYGHFEDDGKTYLITDWKTPKPWINVISNGKWGLTFSQTGSGYSWLEHAMYNRITRWDQDLISDNHGKYLFLRDDQSGKYWSVTPMPLQTDFDFYECRHGLGYTEITTEFNGIRSNLRVFVPQKHQCEIWTLKLKNVSDKPRKLSVYPLFYPVLDTFPDWHREFHKTFIQSHFDKKYNALVFGKRLWTAPLLKDPGWNKEWPYEMFFMANLKPASFECSREHFLGQYNTVNNAAAFTKKHLSGVSGTGFEQCAAMQYEISLPKGKEIRVDFCLGAEALGQTGKTLARYSKALSNADKLFSESKAFWLEFCEKLLVKTPEPALDVLVNYWLKYQAFSCRVLGRSAYYQCGGAYGFRDQLQDSQLFLSLDPERTKKQILDHASHQRSDGIVQHWWHPVSGEGRINDVSDNLLWLTYVTLEYLDETADNGILKNTVPYLDKGKGTILEHCRKSVDMALSRMSRRGLSLIGEGDWNDGLNGVGNNWKGESIWLSIFLFGILERLAALLDKLGDKKSATKYRNASVALGKAVKKHAFNGKWFDRATDDHGKVLGTLTSKKGKIFVNPQSWAVITGLVKGEEARNLLSQVKKHLYKDYGVLLFTPAFDVPDKNIGYLSRYAPGVRENGGVYTHAAIWTMIAQAKAGNTEMVFETFRRLCPTLLSNADADRYKGEPYVTPGNIEGPESLEEGKGAWTWYSGSAAWLYRAIVEYLLGVRVENDKLVAKPCLPKGWKGFTVERLFRNKKYLVEVKREKKAKEPKIKVHEKK; encoded by the coding sequence ATGAAACTTCTGAAGGGCAAGTATGGCCATTTCGAGGATGACGGCAAAACCTATCTGATCACTGACTGGAAAACCCCGAAACCGTGGATCAACGTGATTTCCAACGGAAAATGGGGTTTGACCTTTTCCCAGACAGGCAGCGGCTATTCCTGGCTGGAGCACGCCATGTATAACCGCATCACGCGCTGGGACCAGGACCTGATTTCAGACAATCACGGCAAATACCTGTTCCTGCGGGACGATCAGAGCGGAAAATACTGGTCCGTCACTCCTATGCCTCTGCAGACAGACTTCGATTTTTATGAATGCCGCCATGGCCTTGGCTATACTGAAATCACCACTGAGTTCAACGGGATCAGAAGCAATCTGCGCGTGTTTGTGCCGCAGAAGCATCAATGCGAGATCTGGACACTTAAACTTAAAAATGTTTCAGACAAGCCCAGAAAACTATCCGTTTATCCTTTGTTTTACCCGGTTCTGGACACTTTCCCGGACTGGCACAGGGAATTTCACAAGACTTTCATCCAGTCCCATTTTGACAAGAAATACAATGCGCTGGTTTTTGGGAAACGACTCTGGACTGCACCATTGCTCAAAGACCCGGGCTGGAACAAGGAATGGCCCTATGAAATGTTCTTCATGGCTAACCTGAAACCGGCTTCCTTTGAGTGTTCCAGGGAGCACTTTCTCGGCCAGTACAATACCGTCAACAATGCCGCAGCTTTCACGAAAAAACACCTGTCAGGCGTCAGCGGCACAGGCTTTGAGCAATGCGCAGCCATGCAGTATGAAATCTCTCTTCCCAAGGGCAAGGAAATCCGTGTCGATTTCTGCCTTGGCGCAGAAGCGCTTGGCCAGACCGGAAAAACACTTGCCAGATATTCCAAGGCACTTTCAAATGCAGATAAACTCTTCAGCGAAAGCAAAGCTTTTTGGCTGGAATTCTGCGAAAAGTTGCTCGTGAAAACTCCTGAACCGGCCCTGGACGTACTGGTCAATTACTGGCTGAAATATCAGGCTTTCTCCTGCCGCGTGCTGGGTCGCAGCGCATACTACCAGTGCGGTGGAGCCTATGGCTTCCGCGACCAGCTTCAGGACAGTCAATTGTTCCTGTCACTCGATCCGGAACGGACAAAAAAGCAGATTCTCGATCATGCCTCGCACCAGAGAAGCGACGGCATTGTCCAGCACTGGTGGCACCCTGTCTCAGGTGAAGGCCGGATCAATGACGTTTCCGACAATCTGCTCTGGCTGACCTATGTCACGCTCGAATATCTGGATGAAACAGCTGATAACGGCATTTTAAAAAATACAGTCCCATACCTTGATAAAGGCAAAGGGACGATTCTGGAGCATTGCCGCAAATCAGTCGACATGGCGCTTTCGCGTATGAGCCGCCGCGGCCTTTCCCTGATCGGGGAAGGCGACTGGAACGACGGGCTGAATGGAGTGGGCAACAACTGGAAAGGCGAGTCGATCTGGCTGTCGATTTTCCTGTTCGGCATCCTGGAGCGCCTGGCTGCCCTGCTCGATAAGCTTGGAGACAAGAAATCCGCTACAAAATACAGAAACGCCTCTGTCGCACTTGGAAAAGCGGTCAAGAAACACGCCTTTAACGGCAAATGGTTTGACCGGGCCACAGACGATCACGGCAAAGTCCTTGGAACCCTGACTTCCAAAAAAGGTAAGATCTTTGTCAATCCCCAGTCTTGGGCGGTGATCACTGGCCTGGTCAAAGGCGAAGAAGCCAGAAATCTTCTTTCGCAGGTGAAAAAACATCTGTATAAAGACTATGGCGTGCTGCTATTTACCCCGGCTTTTGATGTTCCTGACAAAAACATCGGCTATCTCTCGCGGTATGCACCTGGAGTACGCGAAAACGGCGGGGTCTACACCCATGCCGCGATCTGGACTATGATCGCCCAGGCTAAAGCTGGAAACACTGAAATGGTTTTTGAAACCTTCCGCCGCCTCTGCCCGACTCTGCTATCAAATGCCGATGCAGACCGCTACAAAGGCGAACCGTATGTCACGCCAGGCAATATCGAAGGCCCGGAATCGCTGGAAGAAGGCAAAGGCGCCTGGACCTGGTATTCAGGCTCAGCCGCCTGGCTTTACCGTGCCATAGTGGAGTACCTTCTTGGCGTGAGAGTGGAAAACGACAAACTAGTGGCAAAACCCTGCCTGCCAAAGGGCTGGAAGGGATTCACAGTGGAGAGGCTTTTCAGGAATAAAAAGTATCTGGTTGAGGTCAAGAGAGAAAAGAAGGCAAAAGAACCTAAAATTAAGGTTCACGAAAAGAAATAA
- a CDS encoding carbohydrate ABC transporter permease — MKKVFETIALHILILVCVTATLLPLIFMVSTSFKETSEIFSKIPSLIPKHPTLEHYRQLFGAMAFTRQFLNSLTVALGLTIMSLLINSMAAFAFAKMYFRGRERLFTLLLITMMVPGQVTMMPVFIILKYMGLLNSYLGLIIPGSASVFSIFMLRQFMSEIPESLLEAARIDGCSEYGIYWKIMLPLCRPVLATILIFSFLGSWNEFLWPLIVMLDEGKYTLPVALANLNGQYNTEWGLLMAGSVVVILPVIAVFLMAQKHYIKGIAAGAVKG; from the coding sequence TTGAAAAAAGTCTTTGAAACGATCGCCCTGCATATCCTGATCCTGGTCTGCGTGACAGCCACGCTGCTGCCGCTGATCTTCATGGTCTCTACCTCTTTCAAGGAAACCTCGGAAATCTTTTCTAAAATTCCATCCCTGATCCCCAAACACCCCACGCTCGAGCATTACAGGCAGCTGTTTGGAGCCATGGCTTTCACCAGGCAGTTTCTCAACAGCCTGACTGTAGCCCTGGGACTGACCATAATGTCGCTTCTGATCAACTCCATGGCTGCCTTTGCCTTTGCCAAGATGTATTTCCGCGGCAGGGAACGGCTTTTCACATTGCTTCTGATCACCATGATGGTGCCTGGCCAGGTGACTATGATGCCTGTTTTCATCATTTTGAAATACATGGGTCTGCTCAATTCCTATCTCGGCCTGATCATACCAGGCAGCGCCAGCGTATTCTCCATCTTCATGCTGCGCCAGTTCATGTCCGAAATCCCTGAATCGCTCCTGGAAGCGGCCCGCATCGACGGGTGCAGCGAATACGGGATTTACTGGAAAATCATGCTGCCGCTCTGCAGGCCTGTGCTGGCCACGATCCTGATCTTCAGCTTCCTGGGCTCCTGGAATGAATTCCTCTGGCCCCTGATCGTGATGCTGGACGAAGGAAAATACACGCTTCCAGTGGCTCTTGCCAATCTCAACGGACAGTATAACACCGAATGGGGCCTGCTGATGGCCGGCTCGGTCGTGGTAATCCTCCCTGTAATCGCAGTCTTCCTGATGGCACAGAAGCACTACATCAAGGGCATCGCCGCAGGAGCCGTTAAAGGCTGA